A genomic region of Bactrocera dorsalis isolate Fly_Bdor chromosome 3, ASM2337382v1, whole genome shotgun sequence contains the following coding sequences:
- the LOC125777252 gene encoding uncharacterized protein LOC125777252 produces MDVDMPAAPTPTTRSAVNVPRQAAAPVAAAPVAAPRTTTPTAPRNGRVALPPTPALVVDPQRRRCPLCRRPHRLPQCVIFKGLPPQQRQLVVQAHGHCLNCLTPVHQTHECTSGNLCQMCMRPHHTMLHRTPRNGTSQPPAGRNRGAVQRPPLSRDARPRRTIGPSSSRARRPHNGASTRRQQQRPRPRHTSGLSSVVATLQQLQRILG; encoded by the coding sequence ATGGATGTAGACATGCCAGCAGCCCCGACACCAACCACTCGTTCGGCTGTCAATGTGCCACGCCAGGCGGCTGCCCCAGTTGCGGCTGCCCCAGTTGCAGCGCCCCGAACAACCACACCAACGGCGCCTCGGAATGGAAGGGTAGCATTGCCGCCAACACCCGCGCTTGTCGTCGACCCACAACGCCGTAGATGTCCCCTATGCCGTCGACCCCACCGGCTGCCACAATGTGTCATCTTTAAGGGGTTACCGCCTCAACAACGCCAGTTGGTCGTGCAGGCGCACGGCCATTGTCTGAATTGCCTGACGCCGGTCCACCAAACTCACGAGTGTACGTCGggcaatctgtgccaaatgtgtaTGCGCCCGCATCACACTATGTTGCACCGTACACCTCGAAATGGCACCAGCCAACCTCCTGCCGGCCGCAACCGCGGCGCAGTACAACGACCGCCATTAAGCCGGGATGCACGGCCCCGTCGAACCATAGGGCCATCATCATCCCGTGCCCGGCGTCCACATAATGGGGCGTCCacacgacgccagcaacaaCGACCGCGTCCGC